From a region of the uncultured Draconibacterium sp. genome:
- a CDS encoding pyridoxal phosphate-dependent aminotransferase: protein MIAQKAKEITPFIVMEVLEKAAEMEQQGINVIHLEVGEPDFNVPKCVSVAEQKAFDEGRTHYTHSLGDPELRKQIAVKYKEEYNVTVSPEQIIVTSGSSPAILLTLGVLCDVGDEVIISDPGYACYENFIRFIGAKAIKVPVYEEDGFQYRYEEIKKRITKKTRAIMINSPMNPTGNLLSVELMNDLSTFDIPIVSDEIYHGLVYENRAHSILEVTDKAFVLNGFSKRYAMTGLRLGYVIAPQEYVRCMQKMQQNLFICAGSTTQRAGIEALKNADEEVEEMRLIYDKRRRYIIERLTGLGFDIKVKPTGAFYVMVNAKHLSTDSYKLAFDILEKAHVGVTPGIDFGENGEGFLRFSYANSIENIEEGMNRLQNYLAKYHNLP from the coding sequence ATGATCGCACAAAAGGCTAAGGAAATTACCCCGTTTATTGTAATGGAGGTTCTTGAGAAGGCTGCCGAAATGGAGCAGCAGGGGATTAATGTAATCCATCTTGAAGTGGGAGAACCCGATTTTAATGTTCCCAAATGTGTGTCGGTTGCCGAACAAAAAGCATTTGATGAAGGCCGGACGCATTATACCCACAGCCTTGGCGACCCCGAACTACGCAAACAAATTGCAGTAAAGTATAAAGAGGAATACAATGTTACCGTTTCGCCCGAACAGATTATTGTAACATCAGGGAGTTCGCCTGCCATTTTGTTAACGCTGGGTGTATTGTGCGATGTCGGCGATGAAGTGATCATTTCTGATCCGGGCTATGCTTGTTACGAGAATTTTATACGGTTTATTGGTGCAAAAGCGATTAAAGTGCCGGTGTACGAGGAGGATGGTTTTCAGTATCGTTACGAGGAAATTAAAAAACGCATTACTAAAAAAACGCGCGCGATAATGATAAACAGCCCCATGAATCCAACCGGAAACCTTTTGTCGGTTGAGTTGATGAACGATTTGTCCACATTTGATATTCCAATTGTATCTGATGAAATTTACCATGGTTTGGTTTACGAAAATCGTGCTCATTCTATTCTGGAAGTTACCGACAAAGCCTTTGTTTTGAACGGGTTTTCGAAACGTTATGCCATGACGGGGCTTCGTTTGGGTTATGTAATTGCTCCGCAGGAATATGTACGGTGCATGCAGAAGATGCAACAGAACTTATTCATTTGTGCCGGTTCAACCACACAGCGCGCCGGAATTGAAGCCTTGAAAAATGCAGATGAAGAGGTGGAAGAAATGCGCTTAATTTACGATAAAAGGCGTCGGTATATCATAGAACGATTAACCGGCCTGGGCTTTGATATTAAAGTGAAGCCCACAGGCGCTTTTTATGTGATGGTAAATGCCAAACACCTGTCAACCGACAGTTACAAACTTGCTTTTGATATATTGGAGAAAGCACATGTTGGTGTAACTCCCGGAATCGATTTTGGCGAGAACGGGGAGGGCTTTCTGCGTTTTTCGTATGCTAACTCCATCGAGAATATCGAAGAAGGTATGAATCGTTTACAGAACTACCTGGCTAAATATCACAATTTACCTTAA
- a CDS encoding FKBP-type peptidyl-prolyl cis-trans isomerase, protein MLEIGKYKMVKLTYDLRIDNEQGELVEQATTEQPLEFLYGAGMMLPKFESELIGLKQDDPFTIKIASTEAYGAVNNEAVVELPKNVFLVNGEFDAELIKVGNTVPMMSSNGQRLNGLVLDVNDETVKMDFNHPLAGEDLFFAGKVVDVREASDEEVAQILSGGGGCGCGSSDGGCNDGSCGTESGGGCGCGC, encoded by the coding sequence ATGTTAGAGATTGGAAAATATAAAATGGTGAAGTTGACGTACGATCTTCGTATCGACAACGAGCAGGGAGAACTGGTTGAGCAGGCAACAACTGAACAACCTTTGGAGTTCCTTTACGGAGCAGGTATGATGCTACCAAAGTTCGAATCTGAATTGATCGGTTTAAAACAAGACGATCCTTTCACGATTAAAATTGCCAGTACAGAGGCATATGGTGCAGTAAACAACGAAGCAGTTGTTGAACTGCCAAAAAATGTGTTTTTGGTGAATGGTGAATTTGATGCAGAATTGATTAAAGTTGGTAATACCGTACCAATGATGAGCAGTAACGGGCAGCGTTTAAACGGATTAGTTTTAGACGTAAACGACGAAACCGTTAAAATGGACTTCAACCACCCACTGGCGGGCGAAGATTTATTTTTTGCAGGTAAAGTTGTTGATGTTCGCGAGGCTTCAGACGAAGAAGTTGCACAGATCCTTTCAGGTGGCGGCGGCTGTGGCTGTGGAAGCAGCGATGGTGGTTGCAATGATGGCTCTTGCGGAACTGAAAGCGGTGGTGGCTGTGGCTGCGGCTGCTAA
- a CDS encoding fructosamine kinase family protein: protein MDRNGSDRVIREVEKRLSEVFGEAVKVESSRVLTGGCINHASKIDTNCGSFFMKWNSDCESDIFTREAESLKELKKASNGTVWVPKVFYAKEIDDAPAFLVMEYLEPGDSDQSERLGRGLALIHKYQQDDFGFYSDNYCGATKQNNTWGKSWVPFYRDMRLTFLINMIRESRGLDKSCLSLFEKLLDRLEKLIPNEEKASLIHGDFWSGNYMLTTNGPALIDPAASYSHREMEFGIVTMFGGFSSRFFDAYNEEFPLDSEWSERNQLYQLYHVLNHYYLFGGAYLQQAVAIAKRYL from the coding sequence ATGGATAGAAACGGTTCAGATCGAGTTATACGAGAAGTTGAAAAAAGATTGTCGGAGGTATTTGGAGAGGCAGTAAAAGTTGAGTCTTCCAGAGTTTTGACTGGTGGATGTATAAATCATGCTTCGAAAATTGATACGAATTGTGGCAGCTTTTTTATGAAATGGAATTCGGATTGCGAAAGCGATATTTTTACCCGTGAAGCAGAGAGTTTAAAGGAACTCAAAAAGGCGTCGAACGGTACAGTATGGGTCCCCAAAGTATTCTATGCAAAAGAGATTGACGATGCACCTGCTTTTCTGGTCATGGAATATTTGGAGCCAGGAGATTCCGATCAATCGGAACGCCTTGGAAGAGGTTTGGCACTTATTCATAAATATCAGCAAGATGATTTTGGATTTTATTCTGATAACTATTGTGGTGCAACCAAACAGAATAATACCTGGGGAAAAAGCTGGGTGCCCTTTTATCGGGATATGAGATTAACGTTTTTAATTAATATGATTCGTGAAAGCAGGGGATTGGACAAATCCTGTTTGAGTTTGTTTGAAAAGTTACTCGATCGCCTGGAGAAGTTGATTCCAAATGAAGAAAAGGCTTCGTTGATTCATGGCGATTTCTGGTCGGGAAATTACATGTTAACGACGAATGGTCCGGCATTAATCGATCCGGCAGCCAGCTATTCGCACCGCGAAATGGAATTCGGAATCGTTACCATGTTCGGCGGTTTCTCTTCGCGTTTTTTTGATGCCTACAACGAAGAATTTCCGCTCGATTCAGAATGGAGCGAAAGAAATCAGTTGTATCAGTTGTATCATGTGCTTAATCATTATTATTTATTTGGAGGTGCTTATCTGCAACAGGCAGTAGCTATTGCGAAACGATATTTATAA
- a CDS encoding TraR/DksA C4-type zinc finger protein: MAELNKVEIKVQITSEIEKTEKLIHEYSELTKPVEPENAIGRISRMDAINNKSVTEAALRKAKDKLEKLKFALSKVDDDDFGRCISCKKPIPLGRILIMPQARTCVNCSN, encoded by the coding sequence ATGGCAGAACTGAATAAGGTTGAAATAAAAGTTCAGATAACTTCCGAAATTGAAAAAACGGAAAAGCTTATTCATGAATATTCTGAGCTGACAAAACCTGTTGAGCCGGAAAATGCCATTGGGCGAATATCCAGAATGGATGCCATTAATAATAAAAGTGTTACCGAAGCCGCTTTGCGTAAGGCAAAAGATAAACTGGAGAAATTGAAATTTGCTTTGTCGAAAGTTGATGACGATGATTTCGGACGCTGTATAAGCTGTAAAAAACCAATTCCCTTAGGGAGGATTCTTATCATGCCGCAAGCGCGAACCTGCGTAAATTGTTCAAATTAA
- a CDS encoding nitroreductase family protein translates to MNLSDIIKNRYSVRDYKNTKVEKELLLEILEAGRLAPSAVNFQPWHFIVVQNKEILTQLYNCYDRSWFSSAPVIIVACADHSQSWKRASDGKDSADIDLAIAIDHITLKATELGLGTCWVCNFDANACSGLLQLPGNIEPVAMIPVGYPNNKRPDKKRKPIEEIVHFDRFNP, encoded by the coding sequence ATGAATTTGTCAGATATTATAAAAAACCGTTATTCGGTTAGAGATTATAAAAATACCAAAGTAGAGAAGGAACTGCTGTTAGAAATTCTGGAGGCCGGCAGGCTAGCCCCGTCAGCGGTTAATTTTCAGCCCTGGCATTTCATTGTAGTGCAAAACAAAGAAATCCTGACACAGTTATACAATTGTTACGACCGCAGCTGGTTTAGTTCAGCGCCTGTAATTATTGTGGCTTGTGCCGACCATTCTCAATCGTGGAAACGGGCTTCTGATGGAAAAGATTCGGCCGATATTGACCTGGCAATTGCCATCGACCATATTACATTAAAAGCTACCGAATTGGGTTTGGGAACCTGCTGGGTGTGTAATTTTGATGCAAACGCCTGTTCCGGCCTTTTACAACTTCCGGGCAATATTGAGCCTGTTGCCATGATTCCGGTGGGCTATCCGAACAACAAAAGGCCCGACAAAAAGCGCAAACCGATTGAAGAGATCGTTCACTTCGATCGTTTCAATCCTTAA
- the secA gene encoding preprotein translocase subunit SecA, with product MAFVNKILGKLLGNKSERDIKEITPIINKIKEEYERISKLSHDDLRAESAKLKQAIADRIKPEEDEIAALKVEVEEVEIQDSEKIYERIDKLEEKIDEKIEEVLNEILPTAFAVIKDTARRFSENETIEVSASDFDRDLSTTRDSIKINGDKAIWENSWLAGGSRVTWNMVHYDVQLIGGVVLHQGNIAEMATGEGKTLVATLPVFLNALTGKGVHIVTVNDYLSKRDAEWMGPMYEFHGLSVDCIDKHQPNSEARRKAYNSDITFGTNNEFGFDYLRDNMAINPEDLVQRKHHYAIVDEVDSVLVDDARTPLIISGPVPKGDNQQFEELKVYVEKLYRVQRELVNKVFIEAKRLLTKPDATSEEKKEGGLLLLRAHKGMPKNKSIIKFLSEEGMKAVMQKTENLYMQENSKNMHIVTDPLYFVIEEKQNSVELTDKGIDLISAGFEDAEFFVLPDMGGKMAELENSDKAPDDIQLEKDKLLQDYAIKSERVHTINQLLKAYAMFEKDVEYVVMDNKVKIVDEQTGRIMEGRRYSDGLHQAIEAKEQVKVEAATQTFATITLQNYFRMYHKLAGMTGTAETEAGEFWDIYELEVVVIPTNRPIVRDDREDLVFKTKREKYNAVSDEIVELNKQGRPVLVGTTSVEISELLSRMLKIKGIKHNVLNAKLHAREADIVAEAGQAGGVTIATNMAGRGTDIKLSDEVKKAGGLAIIGTERHDSRRVDRQLRGRAGRQGDPGSSQFYVSLEDNLMRLFGSDRISGVMDKLGLEDGEVIQHSMISKSIERAQKKVEENNFGIRKRLLEYDDVMNSQREVIYKKRRHALYGERLEVDVLNMMYDSVEELVNEYHGSDMFEDFNMELMRFLSLESPIDQEEFKSLNAAEITERLYEKMINNYNRKVETIAQQAYPVIKNVYETKKEVYKNIVVPITDGKRVFQIICNLEKAYNNKGKELVKSYQKQIVLNTIDESWKEQLREMDDLKQSVQNATYEQKDPLLIYKFESFNLFKIMVAKVNKDVVSTLMKGQIPIQSPEQVREAETRRKTDMSRYKTQKSELPSAENAMEGASTNTGEKAKPQPVKVEKRVGRNDPCPCGSGKKYKQCHGRGGDL from the coding sequence ATGGCATTTGTAAATAAGATCCTGGGAAAATTGCTGGGAAACAAATCGGAGCGGGATATTAAAGAAATAACTCCTATCATCAATAAAATTAAAGAGGAATACGAAAGAATCTCCAAATTATCTCATGATGATCTTAGGGCCGAATCGGCGAAGTTGAAGCAGGCAATTGCTGATCGCATTAAACCTGAAGAGGATGAAATTGCTGCTTTAAAAGTAGAAGTTGAAGAGGTTGAAATTCAGGATAGCGAAAAGATATACGAACGTATTGATAAGCTGGAAGAAAAAATAGACGAGAAAATAGAAGAGGTTCTCAACGAAATTCTTCCAACCGCTTTTGCAGTAATAAAAGATACTGCCCGTCGTTTTTCCGAAAATGAGACTATTGAGGTTTCTGCCAGCGATTTCGACCGCGATCTTTCGACAACCCGCGACAGCATTAAAATTAATGGAGATAAAGCCATTTGGGAGAACAGCTGGTTAGCCGGTGGAAGTAGGGTAACCTGGAACATGGTTCACTACGATGTGCAGTTAATTGGTGGTGTTGTTCTTCATCAGGGAAATATTGCAGAGATGGCAACCGGTGAAGGAAAAACTTTGGTAGCAACGTTACCGGTGTTTTTGAATGCACTAACCGGAAAAGGAGTGCACATTGTAACGGTTAATGACTATCTCTCGAAACGTGATGCCGAGTGGATGGGGCCAATGTACGAATTCCACGGATTATCGGTTGATTGTATCGATAAACACCAGCCAAACTCTGAAGCACGAAGAAAAGCATACAACTCTGATATTACTTTTGGTACCAACAACGAATTTGGTTTCGATTATCTGCGCGATAACATGGCCATTAATCCGGAAGATTTGGTGCAGCGCAAACATCACTACGCCATTGTCGACGAGGTTGACTCGGTTTTAGTTGATGATGCACGTACACCACTTATTATTTCAGGGCCGGTGCCAAAAGGTGATAATCAGCAGTTTGAAGAACTTAAAGTATATGTAGAAAAATTATACAGGGTGCAGCGCGAACTGGTAAATAAAGTATTTATTGAAGCCAAACGCCTGCTAACAAAACCCGATGCTACCTCCGAAGAGAAAAAAGAAGGTGGTTTGCTTTTATTACGTGCCCACAAAGGGATGCCTAAAAACAAATCCATCATTAAGTTTTTAAGTGAGGAAGGTATGAAAGCTGTTATGCAAAAAACAGAGAACCTGTATATGCAGGAGAACAGCAAAAACATGCACATTGTAACCGACCCGCTGTATTTTGTAATCGAAGAGAAGCAGAATTCTGTAGAGCTTACCGATAAAGGTATCGATTTGATTTCTGCCGGTTTTGAAGATGCCGAATTCTTCGTTCTGCCTGATATGGGTGGAAAAATGGCCGAGCTGGAAAATAGCGATAAAGCGCCTGATGATATTCAGCTTGAAAAGGATAAGTTACTGCAGGACTACGCTATAAAATCAGAGCGTGTTCATACCATAAACCAGTTGCTAAAAGCATATGCCATGTTTGAAAAAGATGTGGAATATGTGGTGATGGACAATAAGGTGAAAATTGTTGATGAACAGACCGGTCGTATTATGGAAGGTCGTCGTTATTCTGATGGTTTACACCAGGCAATTGAAGCCAAAGAGCAGGTGAAAGTGGAAGCGGCAACGCAAACTTTCGCAACTATTACACTTCAGAACTATTTCAGGATGTACCACAAACTGGCCGGTATGACCGGTACTGCAGAAACCGAAGCAGGCGAATTCTGGGACATCTACGAATTGGAAGTTGTGGTAATTCCTACCAACCGTCCGATTGTTCGCGACGACAGGGAAGACCTGGTTTTCAAAACCAAACGCGAAAAATACAATGCCGTTAGCGACGAAATTGTTGAACTAAATAAACAAGGTCGTCCGGTATTGGTGGGTACTACCTCGGTTGAAATTTCGGAGTTGCTTAGCCGAATGCTGAAAATAAAAGGTATTAAGCACAACGTTTTGAACGCGAAATTACACGCACGTGAGGCTGATATTGTTGCCGAAGCCGGTCAGGCCGGAGGAGTAACAATTGCAACCAACATGGCGGGTCGTGGTACCGATATTAAACTATCTGACGAGGTTAAAAAAGCCGGTGGTTTGGCAATTATTGGTACCGAGCGTCACGACTCGAGACGTGTTGACAGACAGTTGCGAGGACGTGCAGGACGCCAGGGGGACCCAGGTTCTTCGCAGTTCTACGTTTCGCTTGAAGATAATTTGATGCGTTTGTTTGGCTCCGATCGTATTTCCGGAGTAATGGACAAGCTTGGTTTGGAAGACGGAGAGGTGATTCAACACTCCATGATCTCTAAATCAATTGAACGTGCACAGAAAAAAGTAGAGGAGAATAACTTCGGTATTCGTAAACGGTTGCTGGAATACGATGATGTAATGAACTCGCAGCGCGAAGTGATTTATAAAAAACGTCGTCACGCATTATACGGTGAACGTTTGGAGGTAGATGTACTGAACATGATGTACGATTCGGTTGAGGAGTTGGTAAATGAATATCATGGTTCCGATATGTTCGAAGATTTCAACATGGAACTGATGCGCTTTCTTTCCCTGGAATCGCCTATTGATCAGGAAGAGTTTAAGAGTTTAAATGCTGCAGAAATTACCGAGCGCCTTTACGAAAAAATGATCAACAATTACAACCGTAAAGTTGAAACCATTGCACAGCAAGCTTACCCGGTAATTAAAAATGTATACGAAACAAAAAAAGAGGTTTACAAAAATATTGTTGTCCCGATAACCGATGGAAAACGTGTTTTCCAGATTATTTGTAACCTTGAAAAGGCTTACAATAACAAGGGTAAGGAATTGGTAAAATCGTACCAGAAACAGATTGTGCTGAATACGATTGATGAATCGTGGAAAGAACAACTTCGCGAGATGGATGACTTGAAACAATCGGTACAAAATGCTACTTACGAGCAAAAAGACCCATTGTTAATATACAAGTTCGAGTCGTTTAACCTGTTTAAGATAATGGTTGCCAAGGTGAATAAGGATGTTGTTTCAACCTTAATGAAAGGGCAGATTCCTATTCAGAGCCCGGAACAGGTTCGTGAAGCAGAAACACGACGTAAAACCGATATGAGCCGTTACAAAACTCAAAAATCGGAACTGCCATCGGCCGAAAATGCGATGGAAGGTGCCAGTACAAATACGGGAGAAAAGGCGAAACCTCAGCCGGTTAAAGTTGAAAAACGTGTTGGACGTAACGATCCTTGTCCTTGCGGAAGCGGAAAAAAATACAAACAATGCCACGGAAGAGGTGGTGACTTATAA
- the aroC gene encoding chorismate synthase: protein MNTFGKIFRLTSFGESHGRGIGGIIDGCPAGVELDIDLIQKDLARRKPGQSKITTQRKEPDQVEFLSGVFEGKTQGTPIAFAIWNKDQHSNDYNDLKDVYRPSHADFTYTKKYGTRDHRGGGRSSARETIARVVAGAIAKQILAKVGVSIQAFVSQVGEIKLHKDYKELDLSATENNIVRCPDQEVADLMIERIEKAGREHDTVGGVITGVATGVPAGWGEPVFNKLHADMGFAMLGINAVKGFEYGSGFEGTKLSGSEHNDIFIKTDEGVRTKTNNSGGIQGGISNGEDIYFNVAFKPIATLLKEQQTLDKDEKSIKINPKGRHDPCVLPRAVPIVEAMAALVLVDHLLLNKLNTI, encoded by the coding sequence ATGAACACTTTTGGAAAGATATTTCGCTTAACCTCATTCGGCGAATCTCATGGACGAGGAATCGGTGGCATAATCGATGGTTGTCCGGCCGGGGTAGAGCTCGATATAGATTTAATTCAAAAAGACCTGGCCCGAAGAAAACCAGGACAGTCGAAAATTACAACACAACGTAAAGAACCGGATCAGGTAGAGTTTCTTTCCGGGGTATTTGAAGGAAAAACCCAGGGAACTCCAATTGCATTTGCTATTTGGAACAAAGATCAACACTCGAACGATTATAACGATCTTAAAGATGTATACCGTCCGTCGCACGCCGATTTTACTTACACTAAAAAATATGGTACACGCGATCATCGTGGAGGTGGCAGATCATCAGCACGCGAAACGATTGCACGTGTTGTTGCCGGAGCTATTGCCAAACAAATACTGGCAAAAGTTGGTGTTTCTATTCAGGCTTTTGTGTCGCAGGTTGGAGAAATTAAACTGCATAAAGATTACAAAGAATTAGATCTCTCGGCTACCGAGAATAATATTGTACGTTGCCCCGATCAGGAAGTAGCAGACCTAATGATCGAGCGCATTGAAAAAGCCGGACGCGAACACGATACCGTTGGTGGTGTAATTACCGGAGTTGCTACCGGTGTGCCTGCAGGCTGGGGAGAACCCGTTTTTAACAAACTGCATGCTGACATGGGATTTGCCATGCTCGGAATTAATGCCGTAAAGGGATTTGAATACGGTTCTGGTTTTGAAGGAACAAAACTCAGTGGCTCGGAACACAATGATATTTTTATAAAAACAGACGAAGGCGTTCGTACAAAAACAAATAACTCAGGTGGTATTCAAGGAGGTATCTCCAATGGCGAAGATATTTATTTTAATGTTGCATTTAAGCCCATCGCCACTTTGTTAAAAGAACAACAAACACTCGACAAGGATGAGAAAAGTATAAAAATTAATCCGAAAGGAAGACACGATCCCTGTGTGCTTCCACGTGCTGTTCCTATCGTTGAGGCAATGGCTGCATTAGTTTTAGTTGACCACCTTTTACTAAATAAACTTAACACGATTTAA
- the lgt gene encoding prolipoprotein diacylglyceryl transferase: protein MMNMISLLNFIHWNVDPEIFSLGPLSIRWYGLLFASGFLIGYYIGEKMLKSENVNQKWIDSLFFYIIIATVVGARLGHVFFYGWDYYSQHPGEIIKVWHGGLASHGGALGILIAMYLHSKWVTKRTMLWTLDRIVVPTALVAAFIRTGNLMNSEIYGIQTSLPWGVIFERNGETVAKHPTQIYEALSYLISFGVLTFLYWKTSAKNRPGLLLGAFFVLIFSARFFIEFIKEDQEAFEAGMALNMGQWLSVPFIVIGALLVYRAIKKPEVVFKNSKN from the coding sequence ATGATGAATATGATCAGTTTACTGAACTTCATTCACTGGAATGTTGATCCTGAAATTTTTAGTCTTGGGCCACTGTCGATACGCTGGTATGGTTTATTGTTTGCCTCAGGATTTTTAATTGGCTACTACATAGGCGAAAAAATGCTAAAGTCGGAAAATGTAAATCAGAAATGGATCGACAGTCTGTTCTTCTATATTATTATAGCAACTGTTGTTGGTGCGCGACTTGGCCACGTTTTCTTTTATGGATGGGATTATTACTCGCAACATCCGGGCGAAATTATAAAGGTTTGGCATGGCGGACTGGCCAGTCATGGAGGGGCACTTGGTATTTTAATTGCCATGTACCTGCATTCAAAATGGGTAACCAAACGAACCATGCTCTGGACATTGGACCGTATTGTAGTTCCAACGGCTTTGGTGGCAGCATTTATCCGCACCGGAAACCTGATGAACTCTGAGATCTACGGAATTCAAACATCGTTGCCATGGGGCGTAATTTTCGAAAGAAACGGCGAAACCGTAGCCAAACATCCTACACAGATATACGAAGCATTATCGTACCTGATTTCGTTTGGAGTGCTAACGTTTTTATATTGGAAAACAAGTGCCAAAAACCGCCCGGGCTTATTGCTTGGCGCATTTTTCGTTCTTATCTTTTCAGCTCGTTTCTTTATCGAGTTCATAAAAGAAGATCAGGAAGCATTTGAAGCCGGCATGGCATTGAACATGGGGCAGTGGTTAAGTGTTCCTTTTATTGTAATTGGCGCACTATTGGTTTACAGAGCAATAAAGAAACCGGAGGTGGTTTTTAAGAATAGTAAAAATTAA
- a CDS encoding transporter substrate-binding domain-containing protein — translation MRILLICVIVLTNCYYLNAQYKIKASNDYPPFNYTDEDGNLVGFNIDMAKAINRLYNNQIDISGADWQTINTMLEAGEIDGIVGAHYPGYPDNQHLYTRSVINTSHCFFYNSNYYKNITLELLRTEKEPVVALWKNDVLVRYVLSINPAAKFVYASDYDQLVELLENEKVSCAIAQRIGGMYHVTKLQKDYIKTTNHRILERNMGFMLSPNSIELAAIINNATEVLLSNGEYQRIYDKWLAEYDNESNGLRDYWRYMILISAIVGIIILLLIVINRILQARVRSKTQDLQHQLDLNSEIMKELSRQKNKAEQSDKMKSAFLANMSHEIRTPMNGILGFAELLKTQAYSKEEELQFINIIQQSGDRMLNTINNIIDISKIESENEEVQIKKVDIANIVSELNDFFMVEANEKGIDLIVEPEVKAPLQNFYSDTYKLTSILTNLIKNAIKFTKKGYVKIHYSLSATELILTVSDTGIGIAPEKQKAIFDYFVQADHSHSSGYEGSGLGLSITRGYIKLLNGDINVSSTPGKGTSFTFVLPNLKVVSTPEEPALNETPAEHVDYNSDGDLNIIIAEDDEISYNFLCHILSDVSGNLKRVKNGADVVELVRKYPDTDVVLMDIKLPKTNGLEATKQIRAFNKDVYIIAQTAYAQENYKQEAIAAGCNNFIVKPIDKNQLKKILSKLKQPAISEW, via the coding sequence ATGCGAATTCTCTTAATTTGCGTAATAGTACTTACTAATTGCTATTACCTAAATGCTCAATATAAAATTAAAGCGAGCAATGATTATCCCCCGTTTAACTACACTGATGAAGATGGGAATCTTGTTGGCTTCAATATAGATATGGCAAAAGCCATAAACCGGCTATACAACAACCAGATTGATATTTCGGGAGCAGACTGGCAAACTATTAACACCATGTTGGAGGCTGGAGAGATTGACGGTATTGTCGGAGCTCACTACCCCGGCTACCCCGATAATCAGCATTTGTATACCCGGTCGGTTATAAACACATCGCATTGCTTTTTTTATAATAGTAATTACTATAAAAACATAACGCTTGAATTGCTTCGTACGGAAAAGGAACCCGTTGTTGCATTATGGAAAAACGATGTACTGGTGAGGTACGTTTTAAGTATAAATCCAGCTGCAAAATTTGTTTATGCCTCTGATTACGATCAGTTAGTAGAATTACTGGAGAACGAAAAAGTATCCTGCGCCATCGCCCAACGAATCGGAGGAATGTATCATGTAACAAAACTCCAAAAGGATTATATCAAAACCACTAACCACCGGATTCTGGAACGAAATATGGGTTTTATGTTGTCGCCAAATTCGATTGAACTTGCAGCAATTATAAATAATGCAACCGAGGTTCTACTTTCGAACGGTGAATATCAACGCATTTATGACAAATGGCTTGCCGAGTACGACAATGAATCAAATGGTTTGAGAGACTATTGGCGGTACATGATACTCATCAGTGCAATTGTTGGCATCATAATTCTTCTCCTCATTGTAATCAACCGAATCCTTCAAGCGAGGGTTAGAAGTAAAACGCAAGATCTTCAGCATCAACTCGACCTGAACTCGGAGATTATGAAAGAACTTTCGCGCCAAAAAAACAAGGCTGAGCAAAGTGATAAAATGAAGTCTGCTTTTTTAGCGAACATGAGTCATGAAATACGAACCCCGATGAATGGTATTCTGGGTTTTGCAGAACTTTTAAAAACGCAGGCTTATTCTAAAGAGGAAGAACTTCAGTTTATAAACATTATTCAGCAGAGTGGCGACAGAATGCTAAATACCATTAATAATATTATTGATATTTCGAAAATTGAATCGGAAAACGAAGAGGTGCAGATTAAAAAAGTAGACATTGCAAATATCGTATCCGAACTGAATGACTTTTTTATGGTTGAAGCAAATGAAAAAGGAATTGATTTGATTGTTGAGCCAGAAGTTAAAGCGCCATTGCAGAACTTTTACAGCGATACTTACAAGCTAACTTCCATTTTAACCAACCTTATTAAAAATGCCATTAAATTCACCAAAAAAGGATACGTAAAAATTCATTACTCGCTTAGCGCTACTGAATTAATACTTACGGTAAGCGACACCGGTATTGGAATTGCTCCCGAAAAGCAAAAAGCAATATTCGATTACTTTGTACAGGCCGACCATTCACACTCCAGCGGATACGAAGGATCGGGACTGGGGCTTTCAATAACACGCGGCTATATAAAACTGTTGAATGGCGATATCAACGTTTCGTCCACACCGGGAAAAGGCACTTCATTCACCTTTGTTTTGCCAAATTTAAAGGTCGTTAGCACACCCGAGGAACCGGCTTTAAATGAAACACCTGCAGAACATGTTGACTACAATAGCGATGGCGATTTAAATATCATTATCGCAGAAGATGATGAAATATCTTACAACTTTTTATGCCATATCCTTTCCGATGTATCGGGTAATTTAAAGCGAGTTAAAAACGGGGCCGATGTGGTTGAACTTGTTCGAAAATATCCGGATACTGACGTTGTTTTAATGGATATTAAACTGCCAAAGACAAATGGACTTGAAGCAACGAAACAAATAAGAGCATTTAACAAAGACGTGTACATTATTGCACAAACGGCGTATGCACAGGAAAACTACAAACAAGAAGCCATTGCTGCAGGGTGTAACAATTTTATTGTTAAGCCGATTGATAAAAACCAGCTAAAAAAGATTCTGTCGAAGTTAAAACAACCGGCCATATCTGAATGGTAG